ACCATGCAAAATATCGCACGACTTCGTCCCACGCGTCGCCTGACCCTCGCCGCCACGCTGATGACCGCCACGCTGCTGGCGGCTAACGTCGATGGGCAGACGAAGGTCATTTACGACACCGACTTTTCGACCGACGTTGACGATGCCGGCACGCTCGCCATGTTGCACGCGATGGCGGACAACGGGCAGGCCGACATCCTCGGCGTCATGCATAACAGCACCTACGTGCACAGCGTGGCGGCGATCGACGTCATCAACACGTACTACGGCCGCCCGAACGTGCCGATCGGCGCGTTGAAGGCGTTCGAGTTCGACAAGGACGCGACGCGCGCGTTCGTGCCACTGATCGCCGGCAAGTACGCGCACGACCAGACGCGGGCGACCGCGCCCGACGCGACGTCGCTGTACCGGCAGTTGCTCGCATCGCAGCCGGACAACAGCGTCGTGATCGTCAGCGTCGGCTTCATGACCAACCTGCAGGGGTTGATGAAGTCGACGGCCGACGCCCACAGCGACCTGGGCGGCGCTGATCTCATCCAGCGGAAGGTGAAGGAGGTCGTCATCGGCAGTGGACGGTTCCCGAGGTCCACCGAGCCGGGCTGGAACTACAGCCACGCCGGCGCGACGCCGTATACACAGGACGTAATCAACAACTGGCCCGGTCAGATGACGTTCGTCGGGAACGAAATTGCCAAGGACATCCAGACCGGTAGCGCGCTAAAGGATTCCGATCCTGCCAACCCGGTGGCCGAGTCGTACTACAGTTTCTTCAACAACAACTGGGGCAGCCGATTCAGTGCCGATCAAGGCGTGCTGCTGTACGGCGTGGGTGGAACGGCCGACCTGTTTGGCTATGTCGAGGGTGGGTACAACCACGTTTACAACAATGGCAATAACGAGTGGCTGACCACGCAGAACAAGCCGAACCACCGTTATCTCACGAAGACCGCCGTCGCGACCGATTCGCATCTGCACGGCATCATTGAGGAGCTGATGGTCCAACCGTCGGTCAATGCGCCGCCGCCGCCCGTTACGCCGCCTGAGCCGAATCCGAACACGATTCGGATCAACTTTCAGGCAGCGTCATCCGAGACGCCCGCTAGCTACCTCGCTGATGCGGGGAATGTTTTCGGCGACCGTGGGAACGGCAAGTCGTACGGGTGGAACGCCGACAACGTCGCGAACGGGCGCGAGCGCAACGCCCACGGCGATCAGCGGTACGACACGTTCAACCACATGATGAAGGAAAACGGCGGCACCGTCTGGGAGATCGCGCTCCCCGACGGCCAGTACGAGATCACCCTCGTGGCCGGCGATCCCTCTTTCTACGCCGATTCCTATCATAGCATCTTCATCGAGGACCAACTCCTGTTGCAGGGCCAGCCCACGAGCGACAGCCGCTTCATCACCCTTAGTGGCACCGTGCTCGTACAGGATGGCTACCTGTCGCTGACCAACGGGCCCGCAGCGATCAACAACAAGATCAGTTACATCGACATCACCCCGGTCCCTGAACCCACGGCCTCACTCGTGTCGCTGATTGGGGTATTTACTCTGCTAAGGCGGGCACGCTGAAGGAGTGCCATACGTAGATAGGGCATTTTGAGATTGCCCGCTCGACCGTGTCCTTCTAGCGGGGATAGACGCGCTTCAGAACGTCCGCACTGCGGGGAGTGCAACTAGAAGTTTGCTTATCGGGTATGTACTGGCGTCGAGAGCCACATCGATGCGCCTGCCGTTGTCCGGGGGACGGACGAGTGGAACGTCACGGTCATCGCGTTTCACCTGCCTCCCGAGCGCGGCGGCATCGGCGACCGTGATCGCGCGGGTGTTCGCCTTCCTCGGTGACCCCACGCGCCTGCGGCTCGTGAGAACGCAACAGAGCGGCGCGCGGCCGGCTGAATTCCCGATCGACCTACTTCTCGCTGATGCGCACCACCGCCAGCAGTCCGCGCGGCAGGGTGATGTCGGCGACGCCGTCGCGCACGTCGAGGGCGCGGCCGCTGATCAGGTCGACGCATTTAGCGTTTGCGGGAAGACCGCCGATCGTAACGGTGGCGTCGCCGGCTCTACTAATGTCGTCGAGGGATGCCTGCGCCACCTCGCGACCATCCACGTAGGCCATGGGGTGCAGCACCACGAACGTGGCGCCGTCGTCGCCGCGCATCATGCCTGACAGGACGCGGTCGCCCGCCACTTTGTACGGCGCGATGCCTGCATGCTGCGCGACGAGCCCGCCGATCCATGCCGCCGAGGCGCGCCGGTCCAGTTGACCCGCGACCACAATGACGCGGCCGCGGCCGAGCGGGCGCTCGACAACCACCGGGTCTCCAGACGCATTCCTGATGATCACTTTCGCGTCGGACGGCAGCGGCCGTAGCGTGCTGACCGACTCGAGCTTGAGGCTGACGCCGCCACCCACATCGATAGTTGCGGCGCGCGCGTCGATTGCAGGGTCGACCTCGAACCCGAACCGCGCCAGCAGGTGGTCGGTCCGTTTGGCGGTCGTGGGCTGATGCATGCCCGCAGTCACATCGCAGACAAAAACGCCACCGCCACGAACGTACGCCTCGATCGTGTCGGCCGACGCGGGCGTCAACACGCGGCTTCCGCCATCGACGATGAGCGGGTACTTGGACAGGACCTCGAGCGGGCTCACATCATCCACCCAGGCGCATGGCGTGGCGAGCACAGTCTGAGACGCGTCGTTCAAGTCGCGCACGCCGTCGTACAACAGGCAGCGCATCGAGCGAGACTGGAGCAGTTCGGTGGTCGATGAGTAATATCCCGCCCACGTGACCGCGGGGCGCAGCGTTGCCAGCGTGCCCGCATGCTGCGACATCGCCTTGCAGAGCGCGCCAACGGCGTTGTATTCCGGCATGCCGATGTGCGGCTTCTTCGCCCACACTAGTCCCCATTGAAGGTTGTGCCCACCGTACCCACCAGCCAACAGCGAATAGAAGGAAAGGCGCGCGATGGTACCGACGTTGGCCTGCACCTGCCCGGGCTCGACCATCACGTTCACGCCGTGCCCGCGCATGATGCTGGCCTGCACGAACGACGATCGATTCTCACCACCGCCGTTGCTGTAGATGTAGCGGTTGCGTTTGAACACCGGCCCGAGCAAACCGGGCGGGCCGAAGCCCTCCTTGGCGTACATATAGACAGGGCGGTCCGGGTCGATTGCGCGCGTGAGGCGCTGGAGGGCATCGAGGTAATCGGGCACGAACCCGAGCTTGAAGTTGTGGAAGTCGTACCACGCGACCGACGTCTCCCACGCGAGCGAGAAGTCCGGGATCGGCGGGCGAACCACGTCGAACGATGCGAAGGTGGCGCTCCACGCCGCATTGAGCTTGCCGATCGATTCGTAGCGCGTGCGCAGGTACGCGCGGAACGCCTTCACGGCATGCTCGCTGTAGTCGGCGATCTTCGGTGGGGTGTCGGTGATGAAGCCCTCGCTCGGCCCGGCCTGCAACGCGTACGACACGACGCGCGGGTCGCGTTGGTACCGCGTCACCACGGCCCGCCACAGCCGTTCCTGTGCCGCGCGAACGCGCGGGCCAAGCGGGCTGGCGTAGTGGTAGTCGTGGTGGATCGTCTGCTGGTTCTGGCTCAGCAGTTCCTCGAACCATAGCCATTCGGGCAGGTTGTCGCCGCTGAAGTTCACGCCGATCGCCGCCTGCCGGCCGTCGGTGGCGAAGGCGAGGTAGCGGTCGATGGCGTCCCAGTTGTAGCACCCCTCGACCGGCTCCAACTCACGCCAGAAGATCAGGAACGATGGCACCGTCTCGTGCGCGTACGCCCACTCGACCAGGTTCGGCAATGTGGATTGCGGCAACCGCTGTGTGTGCTCGGGATCTTCGGTCACCTTGGTCTGACTGAGCACGAGCGGGCGCGTGGTGGGCTTGGGAAGGACGGACGTGGCGGGCATGGAAGGCGCCAGCGGCGCGTCGACGCCGTATACGTAATCGGTGCCGTCCAAGTGCGCGCCGTCGGTCGCGGTGAACCGTATGGTCAGCGTAAAGCCACCGCCGCGGGCGGTGGGCAGGTCCAGCGTGGCCGACGGCGCGGCTGCGGTGAGCGCCGCCGACCCGGCCGCCTGCTCGCGCCCCTCGACGTCCTTCACGCTCCACGTCAGTGTCACCGGGCCCGACCGACCTGTCAGTAGCGTAGCTGCGTCGACCGTAGATCGCAGCGGCTGACCTACCGAGGCCGCCGGGCCACCCAGCTTCAGGCCGGACAGCTTCCACGGGTACGCCGCGGCCCCATCTCGCGGCAGCGTTGCAGGGGCGCCATCGTCGCGTAGGACCTGATAGTTGAAATCGGTATTGCCGACCACTGCCTCCGCGGTGTTGAAGGCGGTCAGTTCAAGCGTATAGCAACCCACCGGCAACCGGGGCAGGTCGATCGGGCGGTCCAACTCTTCCACCTGCGCGAGGCTGGTCGACCAGATCGGTTCGCCAGTGGTCGTCCGCAGCACGGCTCGCAGGCGGCTTACGGGTTTGGCGGGATCGTTGCCCAGCGCCAGTCGCCATGCTGACGGACGCAGGCGCGCTTCGGCCTCGAAGCCATAGTCGTAGAAGCGGTCGCTCGTCCAGAACGTGCTGTCGGTCTTGGGCGAGTTGTGGTTCTTCAACTTCCAGACGCGCGTCGCGTGCTCCGGGGCGGCCGTCGTGGTGACGATGAGCGGGCCGATGCTGATCGTCGTTTCAGGCTTTCGGCGGACGATCTCAATCGACTCCAACACGACTTCAGCCCCGCTGGCTGGCACGGGCATGGCAAGGTGACCGCGGCGCAGGTGCCACGCGAGCACGCCGGCCTGATGGCTTACCCAGAAGAACTGGTTCGGCCCGCTCACCGTGCCCTCGGTGTAGCCGCTTTCGACGTAGCGTCGCACGCCACCCTGACGCAGCATGAACCGCACGCCGTTGTCGCGGCGCTCGGTCATCCAAAGGCCCAAGCCCGTGGTGCCCGGCGACAGGGCGACGTTCAACGGCAGCACGAGGCGCGGCTCGTCCTTGGCCAGCACGAAGCCAGCGGCGGACCCCTCAGGATCGGTCGCCGTGCCATCGCGCGCCTCGAACTGCTGAAGCAGCGGACGAAGGTCGACCAGCCGATCGTCGTCGCCATAGCTCGCCTGCCAAGTCGCCGTCCTCGTCACCGACGCCGGTTGCGCGATGGGTGGCAGTGCGGTGGCGGGAAGATCATCGCGCAAAATCGCATCCGCTATGCCCTCGCCCGTCACCCGTACGCCGACCGCTGCGGGCGTCAGTTCCATCGATCTCCCATCAATGTTGATGGAAGCACGCCCTGCACCTTTAAGGGTCACCGATTTGGAAGAACGGCCGCGCCAGGCCTGCGCGTCAGGCACGATGTCGAACGAAGTGACGCGGATCTGCCCGGCATCGTCGCGCAACGCGATCAACGCGACCGTTGCCGGTGCCGAAGGCATGGCGGCGCCGACGACGCGCAGGTCACCGCTTGCGCGTTGCAACGCGATGACGCCGAGTCGCTTCAATGGCTGTGCGGGCCCATCGGGCAACGGGAAGACGTCGACGTAACCGTCCTCGCGCACCGTCAGCAGTTCAGGGCCGGGCGTGCTCGCCGCCGCATCGGCGACGAGCAGTCGTACACGTGGGGCGGCCGGGCCCTCCAACTTCACGCGGTAGCGGCGCTGATTGGTCGCAGCGTCGCGTACGTCGATGGTGTTGGCGTCCACCAGTACGGCGACGTCGGTCGCTGCCCCCATCGGCGCGGCAGGGGCGCCGGTAGCCGCGCTGGGTAAACACATCAGAACAGCAAGCGGAATACTTGCGCAAAGCAGGAAAACGCTGAGTCGGCTATAGCCCATGGAACGTCCCGTATATCAGTCAATACGATGTGTCTACGACGATGCAAACACCATATTGCGCATTGGGCCTTCCGGGAAGCGTGTGTAAAAAACCTGAGTTCTTTTACGGATCATCACAGTGGTGTTGGCAGCGTGGGATTGTACCGTTGGTAGGACCAATCGGAGGAGCTCGCATGCACATGTCTCAGAACGGCCACTCCGGCCGCGCCGCACGTCTCGCCATCGCGGCCGCAGCCGCAGTCGCCCTGTCCGCTTTCATCACCCCCACCGTTCGCGCCGCCACGTGGACGTGGGCCACCGCCGGTACGGGAAACCAGAGCTGGAACAATTCCGGCAACTGGGCGTCCGGGACCGTTCCCCTCTCGGCGGCCGACACCACGCTCGTCTTCGGCTCCGCCTCGGGCAGCTATACCGCCGTTCAAGATATCGTCGCGGGCGCGGCCGGGTTCAACTTGAACCTATTGCAGCTCACGGGGACCGGCAGCACTCCGACGCTGGCGATCTCAACGGGCCGCCTGAACTTTATCAGCAACGGCGCCGTTGGCCCTCGCATCGAGCAGAACGGCACGCGCCCGTTCAACATCAGCCCCAACATCAATCTGGCCGCTGATACCACGCTCACCCTCGCCGGTAGCGGCAGTGGACTGGTCACAATCCAGGGCCAGTTCTACGGTGGCGCCGGGGCAACGATCGAGATCGCATCGACGGGTTCGACGGAGTACGTGCTGGGATCGAGCACGGCCAGCGCCTCGACGGCGGCTATCGCGCTCAACGGTGGCGCCGTCGTGCTGGGCTCCGACAATCAGCCCAGCGGCCTGCTGTCGCTGAACCTTGGCAAGATCGGCACTAGTTCCAGCGGCTCGCGCACCGTCGGCAACGCCGTCAGCCTCGGTGGCAACGTTACGATGGGCCGTAGCAACGCGTTCGCTTTGAACTTCACGAACGCGGCAACGATCGCCGGCACCGGTGCCACGCGCCAGATCACCCTCGGCGCCAGTACCGCCGGCACGGTGGCGGCAGCCTTCCAGAACACGATCGGCGATGGTGGGAACGGCAACGGGCTGACGATTGCAGGCACGGGCGTCCTCGTCCTGGGCAATGCCGATGCGAACGCAAACACGTACACTGGCGCCACCACGGTAAGCGGCTCCAGCACGACGCTTCGCCTGAACAAGGCCGCGGGGACGGATGCTGTCCGTGGCGACCTGTCGCTGACCAACGGCACGATCGCGTGGCTGGCCGGCAATCAGGTGAACGACGCGTCCGCGATCACCATGTCTGGTGGTACGATGGCAGTGGACTTCAACGAGACCGTGGCGGCGCTCAGCACGACCGGAGGTGCGTTCAGCGTTGCAGAGGGCGCGACGCTGTCGGCCGGCGCGGTCTCGCTAGGTGGCACGCCGGGCGGATCGAACTATGCCGTGCCGGGTACGTTGGCCGTGGGTACGGGTGGGCTGACGATCACCCAGCCAACCCGCACCGACGGCGGGCAGGTCAGCATGCTGTCATTGACCAACGCCAGCAACGCATCGGGCACGCTGCGTCTGTCCGGTGATCTCACGCTGACCGCGACGAGCGGATCCAACGCCTCGACCCTGATCCGCCGTGGCATCAGCAACGGCGCGATCGACGTAAACGGTGGCGTACGCACCTTCAGCGTTGCGGACACCGGAGCCAACGATGACCTGATCATCAGCGCCAACCTCACCGATAGCGGTGTCGAGGGTGGCCTGATCAAAGCTGGTACCGGCACGCTTCTGCTCAGCAATAGCAGCAGCGCGAACTTCAACCGAGCCGTCGCCGTGAACGGCGGCCGGCTGCTGCTGTCGTCGAGCAGCCTCGGTGGAACGATCGCTGTTAACAACAACGGCACGCTTGGCGGCAACAGCTCGGCCGTTGGGGCGGTCACGCTGAACGGCGGCGGCACGCTGGACGCAGGCACGACGGCCGGTGGGACGGGAACGCTGACGCTCGCGTCGCTCGGCACCAATGGTGGAACCGTCCGCTTCGACGTCGCCTCGGCGTCGATCTACGACGTGCTTCTGTCCAACGGATCGGTCGACATTGGCAACGGTCTTACCACGCTCGACATCGCGGCGGACGCGTCGTACCTGCCCACCGTGGCAGACCGACTGTGGCTGATGCGCGTTGCCGATGCGGCGGGGCCGGTGAACGGGTACTTTGCGGGCCTGACCAATGGGTCTGAGCTGACGGTGAACGGCCAGCAGGCGTGGATCTACTACGACGCGAACTTTACGACCGGCGACCTCACCGGTGGTAACGACGTCTTGCTCTCGTTCACCGCTGCCGCGGTGCCGGAACCTACTGCCGTCGTGAGCGGGTTGGCTGCGTCACTCATGTTCCTGGCCCGCCGTCGGCGTGGTGTCGGGCACTAAATTGGTGAACCACGTGGACGGTCGCATCATCAATCGGATCCGGTCGAAGCAGTTCCTGCGGGTGGCAGTAGCGTCCATCGCGGCGCTCTGCTTATGTGCTTCGACACGCGCCGCCGACGACGCTGCCGTGGCGGCGCCCCATGGCGCTCATGTTGTGGTGGAGGCCGAATCGTTCCAGTTCCACGCCAGCTGGACGATCGAGAGCGAGGGGGGCACGCTTGGCGGCAAGTACATTCGTACCTCGGGCTCTGCGCACGATGTGCTGACCGTGGTCGACGTGCCCACCGCCGGTCAATATCAGTTGTGGACGCGCGCCCGCGTGTTTGCCACCAGCCAGCCGGGCACACGGCGGTTTCGGCTCTACGTCAACGGGCAGCCCGCCGAGCGCGAATCGGGTGTGGCCGCGATTGACGGATGGGTTTGGGAGCACGTGGGTGTGGCCGACCTGAAATCTGGCCCTGCCGTGCTGGCGCTGCGTGACACGGCCAAGTTTCACGGTCGGTGCGATGCGGTCTTACTGACCACCGCTGAAGTTAACCCGAACAACCTGGTTGCCAGCGAGCTGCTCAAGTATCGCGTGATGCCAACGGCGGTGACGGCCACCCCGCGCAAGCCGTTCGAGGCCGCGCCTGTAGTGGCGGCTGACAGCGTTACGAAGGAAGTCGCCTCGATCGAGAACGAGGTCGTTCGCCTCGACTTCCGAGAGGTGGCCGACGCGTCTGGCCGACCGCTCGTCCTGCGCGGCACCAGCGTGCGCGACGGCGACGGTGGGTGGCGCGAAGTTCACGCGGGTTCACCGTCGGAAGCCATAGTGATGCTGATGGCGCCTAAGGCGTCGCTGCAGGCCGAGGAGGTCGTGCCGATCTGGAACACGGGCCTGGACGAGCTGATCGTCAACGTTGTCGAGCGTGCTTACACCACCGGGGGCGGCGGGCGCGACCCCGTGGCCTCGGCGAACCATACTCGCCTCACACCCCGCGCCGTGCGCGCCACGGGCGCGGCATCCGCCGTGGTGACGTACGTGAGCGAGGATGGCGCCCATCAGGTCGAGGCGACATGGTCGCTGGCGCCGGGCCGCCGCGACGCGAAGGTGGACGTGGCGTACGTGGTGAGCGCGAGCGGTGACCACTCCGTCGCACTCTCCGCGTTCGATGAGACCGCACCCGCCGACGTGGAGGCGGTGCAGTTGCCGCCGCTGTTCCAGATGCAGCGCCTGCCCCGGCAGCCGACGATGCTCACCAGTTCCATCACGCCTCACGCGCTGGCGATGGTGCAGCGTGCCGGGCGGGACGGAGCGGCGCTTACGCTGGCGGTCACGGCCGACATCAGCCGCATGCCGTTCGAGTGGCCGCGCAAGGACAACGCCCACTACGGTTTCTCGCTGCACAGCGGCTCAGGCGAAATTCAACCCACTGCGTTCGCCCCGGTGCTCGGCATGCCGGGCTCGCGCGCCGAGGCGGGCGAGCGGCGCACCACCTCGTTCCACGTGCTTGCCTGGCCCGGGGAGTGGACGGGCGCGCTCGAATACGCGTCGAACCAGATCTTCGGAGTTACCGACTACCGCCGGCCCGCCGGCGCGTCGCTCTCGCAGGCGGCGCTCAACATGTTCGACCTGTTGAAGGACGATAAGGCCAGCGGCTGGGACGTGAAGCTAAAGGGCCTGTACAACATCGAGAGCCGCGTTACCGCCACGCACACCGCGCCCCTGGCGATGCTGTCGGCGGCGGTGTTGAGCGGTGACGAGGACCTGTGGGTCCGCCGGGCGCTACCCACGATCGAGTTCCTGCTCACACGTCCCGCTGCCCACTTTGCCACGTCTG
Above is a window of Tepidisphaeraceae bacterium DNA encoding:
- a CDS encoding beta-galactosidase, encoding MCLPSAATGAPAAPMGAATDVAVLVDANTIDVRDAATNQRRYRVKLEGPAAPRVRLLVADAAASTPGPELLTVREDGYVDVFPLPDGPAQPLKRLGVIALQRASGDLRVVGAAMPSAPATVALIALRDDAGQIRVTSFDIVPDAQAWRGRSSKSVTLKGAGRASINIDGRSMELTPAAVGVRVTGEGIADAILRDDLPATALPPIAQPASVTRTATWQASYGDDDRLVDLRPLLQQFEARDGTATDPEGSAAGFVLAKDEPRLVLPLNVALSPGTTGLGLWMTERRDNGVRFMLRQGGVRRYVESGYTEGTVSGPNQFFWVSHQAGVLAWHLRRGHLAMPVPASGAEVVLESIEIVRRKPETTISIGPLIVTTTAAPEHATRVWKLKNHNSPKTDSTFWTSDRFYDYGFEAEARLRPSAWRLALGNDPAKPVSRLRAVLRTTTGEPIWSTSLAQVEELDRPIDLPRLPVGCYTLELTAFNTAEAVVGNTDFNYQVLRDDGAPATLPRDGAAAYPWKLSGLKLGGPAASVGQPLRSTVDAATLLTGRSGPVTLTWSVKDVEGREQAAGSAALTAAAPSATLDLPTARGGGFTLTIRFTATDGAHLDGTDYVYGVDAPLAPSMPATSVLPKPTTRPLVLSQTKVTEDPEHTQRLPQSTLPNLVEWAYAHETVPSFLIFWRELEPVEGCYNWDAIDRYLAFATDGRQAAIGVNFSGDNLPEWLWFEELLSQNQQTIHHDYHYASPLGPRVRAAQERLWRAVVTRYQRDPRVVSYALQAGPSEGFITDTPPKIADYSEHAVKAFRAYLRTRYESIGKLNAAWSATFASFDVVRPPIPDFSLAWETSVAWYDFHNFKLGFVPDYLDALQRLTRAIDPDRPVYMYAKEGFGPPGLLGPVFKRNRYIYSNGGGENRSSFVQASIMRGHGVNVMVEPGQVQANVGTIARLSFYSLLAGGYGGHNLQWGLVWAKKPHIGMPEYNAVGALCKAMSQHAGTLATLRPAVTWAGYYSSTTELLQSRSMRCLLYDGVRDLNDASQTVLATPCAWVDDVSPLEVLSKYPLIVDGGSRVLTPASADTIEAYVRGGGVFVCDVTAGMHQPTTAKRTDHLLARFGFEVDPAIDARAATIDVGGGVSLKLESVSTLRPLPSDAKVIIRNASGDPVVVERPLGRGRVIVVAGQLDRRASAAWIGGLVAQHAGIAPYKVAGDRVLSGMMRGDDGATFVVLHPMAYVDGREVAQASLDDISRAGDATVTIGGLPANAKCVDLISGRALDVRDGVADITLPRGLLAVVRISEK